The following are from one region of the Sphingomonas oryzagri genome:
- a CDS encoding nickel/cobalt efflux transporter has product MTSLTDLLQQSAAHAWLFIPSAILLGALHGLEPGHSKTMMAAFIVAVRGTVKQAILLGLAATVSHTAVVWIVALGGVYLFQGLSPASVEPYLQFASGLLIVGVALWMIWQTRREQLHAHDHDHDHDHGHHHDHDHPHDHDHDHDHQPHRHDERETLDHVLDVTDGGYQDAHERQHAEDIRRRFAGREVTTGQIVVFGLTGGLIPCPGAITVLLLCLQLKRIALGSVLVLCFSIGLALTMVASGVIAAMSVKYAERTFSGFGSLVRKAPYASGLVILCVGLYVAFTGWHTLP; this is encoded by the coding sequence ATGACTTCACTTACCGATCTCCTGCAGCAGAGCGCTGCGCACGCCTGGCTCTTCATCCCGAGCGCCATCCTTCTCGGTGCGCTGCACGGTCTTGAACCCGGCCACTCCAAGACCATGATGGCGGCGTTCATCGTCGCCGTCCGGGGGACGGTGAAGCAGGCGATCCTGCTCGGCCTTGCCGCGACGGTCTCCCATACGGCCGTCGTCTGGATCGTGGCGCTGGGCGGCGTCTATCTCTTCCAGGGATTAAGCCCGGCGAGCGTAGAACCTTATCTGCAATTCGCCTCCGGCCTGCTGATCGTCGGCGTGGCGCTCTGGATGATCTGGCAGACCCGGCGCGAACAGCTCCATGCGCACGATCACGATCACGATCATGACCACGGGCATCACCACGACCACGATCATCCGCATGACCATGACCATGATCACGATCATCAACCCCACCGGCACGACGAGCGGGAGACGCTCGATCACGTCCTCGACGTGACTGACGGCGGCTACCAGGATGCCCATGAGCGCCAGCACGCCGAAGACATCCGCCGCCGCTTCGCCGGCCGCGAGGTAACGACGGGGCAGATCGTGGTGTTCGGCCTGACCGGCGGGCTCATCCCCTGCCCCGGCGCGATCACCGTGCTGCTGCTCTGCCTCCAGCTCAAGCGCATCGCGCTCGGCTCGGTGCTGGTGCTGTGCTTCAGCATCGGCCTCGCCCTCACCATGGTCGCCTCGGGCGTCATCGCCGCGATGAGCGTGAAATATGCGGAAAGGACGTTCTCGGGCTTCGGCTCACTCGTGCGCAAGGCGCCCTATGCCAGTGGCCTCGTCATCCTGTGCGTCGGTCTCTATGTCGCGTTTACGGGCTGGCATACCCTCCCGTGA
- a CDS encoding metal-sensing transcriptional repressor: MSHAANPEMLNRLRRAHGHLAKIIDMLAEGREGLLIAQQMQAVVSALEKTKTLLVTDHIEHHLEDLIGPLPSETRAELAKLGEFAKYL, encoded by the coding sequence ATGAGCCACGCCGCCAACCCCGAGATGCTGAACCGGCTGCGGCGTGCCCATGGGCACCTCGCGAAGATCATCGACATGCTGGCCGAAGGGCGCGAGGGGCTGCTGATCGCCCAGCAGATGCAGGCGGTCGTCTCCGCTCTCGAAAAGACGAAAACGCTGCTCGTCACCGATCATATCGAGCATCATCTCGAGGATCTGATCGGCCCGCTGCCCAGCGAGACACGCGCCGAACTCGCCAAGCTCGGCGAATTCGCCAAATACCTCTGA